The Anolis carolinensis isolate JA03-04 chromosome 2, rAnoCar3.1.pri, whole genome shotgun sequence genome contains the following window.
TTGAAAAGCTTTATATTGATGCTGTCAGTACTGAGAgagaatttttttgtttttacaggGACAGGAGAAGCCAATCTTGTAGAAGCAGAAACCCTTCTACAGCCTTACCTTGAGAAGTTTCCAAAGGTTGAGAGTCTTTTCccctttatacattattttattattttcccttctTACAGGTTATAATctatcattttatttttctcaaGGGTGCCATCATTCTGTTTTATGATGCCAGAATAGACATATTGAAAGGAAATTTTGAAAAGGTAATATTCCATTTTTCTACGATGAAATTGAGTTTTATGTTTCTAATTTGTGGGGATGGGGAAGCAAACACAGACACCAGCTCTTTTAGTTATAAAGTTCTTTATAGACTGAGATCCAGTCAACATGCTTACAGAACATAATTCTCTGCCAATATACTTAGACCATTGACAGAGGTTGCCCTTCCTCCTTAACTGAAGAGCAGCTTTGGAGGCACACCCAGGTGGGTTTTAACTGCCCTTGTTCATTGGTGGCAACCGGGGGCACAACAGAGCAATTTATATCCTTGGTGTAAGGCTCCACTTTCTTCTGTGCTTGTGTGAGAGTGGTCAGAATCATCCCAGGTTCATCCCATAGCCAAATAGCAGTCAGGATAGAATTTCACCCCAAAGCCTAACAACTGTTCTTGTACAGCTGGATCAAAAAGTACCATGAAAGAAGATACTGAATATCTCTTTGTTCAATGCACGCAAAAGTACATATGTTGGCATATCCAGAGGTTAACTGGCAGATGTAATTTCTATAATACTAGCCTGAATCCTAGCAACCTGAGTGAAAACATTTGAGAGGGGGAGAGTGCAGCAGTTGAATTCTTTTCAGAGTAAGTGAAATGGATCCTGtttttgtttctctctttctgttagaacagtggttcccaacctttgggcctccaggtgttttggacttcaactcccagaaatcccagccagtttaccagctgttaggaactgtgggagctgaagtccaaaacacctggaggcccaaagattgggaaacaCTGTGTTAAAATAACATGGTTGTTGTCAATTGACATCAGTTTTCTGTAACTGTTAACTCTGTAAGATGACACAAGATAATGCTTACATTAGTATGAAGTTTGTCTCTAACCAATTATGGGAACTGCAAATGactggatatttttttaaaaaaaatctaagccAACTTAAGATAGGAATTTGGCATTTTAAAAGACCATTACTCTCATTTCCAAACCTAAAAAATTATCAAATGGAAGCTTTGAAAGAAAACAGCTGTTTTATGTCTTTGCAAAAGATCAAACATTAATGATGCCAAAGGATACTTTGGCAATATTGTCAAATATTGACAATATTAATAATTACGTGGGacaaaatggcaaaatgcatACAGGCCTTGGGacaatttttgtcatttttatttttgtaaaattaATCACTTTTACAGCAGGCAGCTAAAACTAAAATATCTTGAGCTCACAGTACTAAAAATGCCCAATTTATAGGTGTAATTCTTTGTGAATTTTGGAACAAAGTGCAGTGCTGAGGTACTAAAACATTCTGAGAGTTAAAGGGGACTCATaaacttttaatgtattttaccgTTTCAGTATTCACATTAACTTGAACGATCTGTACTAGGGATGTCTTTTCATACTCAAATTCTATACATTTGATTAATTTATATGATAACAAGCCCTTGTTCACATTAGTGAATCAAAATTAAAGGTCTGAACCCATAGATTACTGCTGTAGTTTTCTAGTCTTTATAGCCATTTTCTGTCAAACAAATACCCATATTCATATGTGGAACTTAGTTCAAACTTAATAGGGTTCATGTTTCTGTAATTTTGAATTCTAGGCTCAGGTCACATTCCAGGAATGCATTAAAGCACAGCAAGAATGGAGGCAGATCCATCACCTTTGCTACTGGGAGTTGATGTGGTGCTACTCCTTCCAACAGGACTGGCTTCAAGCATATCGGTATGCAGATCTGCTTTGCAAAGAAAGCAGGTGGTCAAAGGTAAATGGGGAATCCAATTCCCAGGTTAGAGGACTAATTTTTTTCAAAAGGTTTTCAATTATACACTGTATGGTAGTTTCAAAAACACCACACAGAAGTAAAATTAATAGGCAAAGACATGGCAACTTGAAACATGTACAAAAACAACCCAAAATCATTTGTAAATTTTGAAGTATTACACCTTATCATCAGATCGTTCATAATATATCCATAAATAACTGTGTTGCAAGAAATTATCAATACCTTTGgtatttggttttattttgtgCAGGCAATATATGTGTTCCAGAAAGCTGCCATTTTGTGTATGCTTCCAGATTCCGATGTGAAAACAACAGGAGAAGACATTGTTGCCTTGTTTAGGTAATTTTGTTTTATTCAGTTATTTGAAGCTTAACATCTTATAATGGAACTCATGTATATGAAACTAGGTGGAATTTTTCAAACTACAGAATTTTCATTTGCATATTTTGTTTACTTTTATACCAGTGTCTTAAAAACATGTgagaaaaaataacataaaaagctTTCTGTCTTATCCAAATATTTTGGCCACTTCAGATTGCATAGAACTAGTGTTAAGATACATACAGAGCTGGTTCCAAGTTTGGAAATTGCTGGCCTAGAGGGGATTAGGTCAAAGCTTTCAGGAATATATGATTTAACTTGTATTACTGGTTTTGTTACTATAATCCTAGAAATCCATCTTATTTTTCCTCTTGCAGGCAAGTAGAAAGTCTAAAGCAGAGAATCGCAGGGAAATCTATTCCAACAGAAAAGTTTGCTGTGAGGAAAGCGCGGCGTTATGGGGGCACTCAGCAAGTGAAGCTAATAGTTCCTGCTCTGGTATTTACAGCAGACTTACTTCAGTCATCTTTTGAGTGACAGAGTAAATATGGACTTGTGTGTATGTTTCTCAGTGAGTAACGTAAGATGAACGCATTTCCCCTTGGCCTTATGGGGAAAAAACCCGCAACAATTTACCCTTTAATctggttttttattatttaccTAATTTCCATACTGCTTCCTATGTCCGCCAGTGTCTCTTTTAACTTTACATTAAGTAAAAGATAACTGTAGAAACCTTTATTAGAAAATGGAAATGGAAGCCCCCAACTATTGAGGTGTCATCTAACTCTGTGGGAAATAGATTTAGACACAAGCAGACATCCTTGAATAGGTACAATATAAATACTCCCCAATTGAGGAACTATGGATGATCACTTCACTCATAGAGCTGTCTTAGGTAGATATTACACATAGGTTATTCAGTTAGGTAATTGGAGGTACAAACCACAacacaaccatggaaacccattcttTGTGTCCTAGGAGAAGGCAATGGTCCTCTTTGACTAAATCATGCCAACAAAACCCTGTAATAGATTAGCTGTAGTCTTACcatgagtaaaaaaaaatagcttgaaagcacacaaaaacaacacaaaaacaaaaacaacaataattggGTGACTTTTCTaattaaactgtgtatattcaGAATATTCCAAAGGCATTTCTATGTGCGAAGATTAAGTACAAAACTAGTGCTTAATGCTGTATGTAGGAAGAATGTTTTGCATAGAAACTGCCTTTTATCACAATTACTGTGATACTGCTTATAAAACATTTTCTATGTATTTCAGTATAGATTCAGTGTGTGAATACATCATTTgtattatctctctctctatggCTTGAGTTACATGTACCTATTCCAACACATGAAGAttcaaaaatgtacctattccgacATATACaatttcatcttaagaacaagcctacaggacctatcttgtttgtaacttggggactgcctgtacatggtgCTATCAGCTATTCTGGTATCTGATAGGGAATGATTGGCTGCATGCATGGATAGAAATGTGGATGCTTTTATCTCgaaataattttaatgtattttagctAATTTGAAATACATATTTAATCAAACATGAACAATCTAGGGTTATTCAGAAATTCAAGATATTCCtttatcaaaggcctgtttggggttttttttgtttttgtttcaggaaATGATGTATGTTTGGAATGGCTTTTCAATTGTTGGCAAGAGGACTGATCTCACTGAAAATTTATTAGTAACAATTGAAAAAGAAGAAAccactttaaaaaatgaaaccagtaagtaatatttttaaatgtgatatacGAGAACATTTGTATAGACTCTTGCTGGAACATCTAAATTGGGGGAGGAATCATGTGGTTATTCAAAGGTATTGAACCGCAAGTTCCAAAGCCTTAGTCTCAATGGATTCAATGATGAGGAATGTTGCATTACTCCTAATCCTGTTATAAATATCTCTTATTAGAAAAAAGGATTTGTGAGCTGGTAATATGTCATTAAAGGTAAAAGTGTGATAATATAATGCttgatgtaatttgtttttgtttgattttttttttgcattttttgttgttgtttgtatgaTGGTGTGTTTGCCTCATTggataaaaattaatattttttaaaaaagaaaaaaaagaggattgGCCGGAATTGACTTTTAGATTTGTTTACATTCTATACTGGCTTTCATCATAACATGCTGCTTCCAGTAATCAACAGAAATCTTTTAGCATAAACACCAGTAAGTTTATTTTCATACCATATCTTGATTTAGCTTTGTATATCTGGAAATACTAATTTGTCACTCCAGCTGTTTTAATTAATGACTTAAGTGAGTTGAAAAGATTGGGCAATGGCAGAGGAGACTGGAAAAAAATTATGATGGTTCAGAATATTActgaataaacattttatttattcttttttggTATATGTATAAAAAAACACCTGTCATGCTCATTCTTGGCATTTAACATCCTTTACAGATACTTAGTGATGGCATTTAAAATTTGATGATTCTTTATTTTAAGATCACAACGAATACTACATGGATGACTCCTGTCTACTACAACTGCTAAAAGGGCTGTGTTTGAAACATTTAGGAAGATTCTTGCAAGCAGAGCTCTGCTTCAATCAAGTTATACAAAGGTAAATTGGGGAAAACAGGTTAAATGCAGTTGCAACATCAGTAGACATCTTTTTCATAGGTTTTGCACTTAGAACTGGAGCGGGTAATTGAATTATAGTTCCATATTGTcataatttttatattatttcttaAGAGACCTTTCTTTGCCATTAGGCATTTGAGGGAAGATGATAGGCACACTGCTGGGGAGATTTGAGTAGGAGGGATTAGGGAGGATATTTAGTTTCAAATACAATTTTAATTGCATGAGTTTTTTTATTGTATCTTAACAGTATTTTAACTTATatccatgacacaaatatttcattgtttttaagtgtttttaattttttttatctaccatgtttttaaatgtattggattgtgtcatgttattgtaagccaccttgagtctccatggagagaagggtggagtagaaataaagttaaaataataaatagaatattgAATTCATTGGTAAACAAATTTTAACTGATAACTTGTAATTAATATATTCAAATTTCAATTTACGATAGGTTTTATATTTTTACAAATAATGTCATAATGTCCCTTTGATTTCTTAGTGAGAAGCAACTGAAGTATGATAATTATCTAGTTCCGTATTCAATGTACGAGTTGGGTCTTCTATACAAACAACAGgatgagagagaaaaagcaatAAGATGTATAGAAGCTGCAAAGTAAGTGg
Protein-coding sequences here:
- the ttc39b gene encoding tetratricopeptide repeat protein 39B isoform X2; the encoded protein is MDLKCALEECSMALNLFLNNKFSEALELLRPWSKGSMYHALGYSTILVMQAAMTFEQQDIQMGIATMKEALQTCQKFRKRNTVVESLSSLVSKQTVDQLSEEEMHAEICYAECLLQKAALTFVQDENMINFIKGGLKIRTSYQIYKECHQVLQMTQDNKSRNEIYHQFEGGVQLGIGAFNLMLSLLPGRILRLLEFIGFSGNRELGLQQLREGASGATLRAILCTFTLLLYHTYVSLILGTGEANLVEAETLLQPYLEKFPKGAIILFYDARIDILKGNFEKAQVTFQECIKAQQEWRQIHHLCYWELMWCYSFQQDWLQAYRYADLLCKESRWSKAIYVFQKAAILCMLPDSDVKTTGEDIVALFRQVESLKQRIAGKSIPTEKFAVRKARRYGGTQQVKLIVPALEMMYVWNGFSIVGKRTDLTENLLVTIEKEETTLKNETNHNEYYMDDSCLLQLLKGLCLKHLGRFLQAELCFNQVIQSEKQLKYDNYLVPYSMYELGLLYKQQDEREKAIRCIEAAKNNYKEYSMESRLHFRIHAALNSMKVTPAPTP